One segment of Halomonas sp. TD01 DNA contains the following:
- the coxB gene encoding cytochrome c oxidase subunit II: MHRSWQWLLTITSTFSITQAHANGWNMPVGVTDISQDIFGLHMAIFWVCVVIGVIVFGVMFYSLFKYRHSKGAKAANFHEHTSVEVLWTAIPILILIGMAVPATATLKNMYDSSEADLDVMITGQQWRWRYEYLGEDVAFTSNMSTPREQIRGEEARDEHYLLDVDEPLVLPINRKVRFLMTSDDVIHSWWVPELAVKQDTIPGFINENWVKINEPGIYRGQCAELCGVNHGFMPVVVHAMEEEEFETWLSERKAAAEQEAMGVDREWEMEDLMARGESVYQTICSSCHQSEGQGALPAFPALANNDQLINDLDWHIDRIVNGVSGAAMPAFRSTLNPVEIAAVVTYTRNAWGNDTGDVVQPAAIAERIAQ, encoded by the coding sequence ATGCATCGATCGTGGCAATGGCTGCTAACCATTACCAGTACCTTCAGTATCACTCAAGCTCATGCGAATGGCTGGAATATGCCGGTAGGGGTCACCGATATCAGCCAAGATATCTTTGGTCTGCATATGGCTATCTTTTGGGTATGCGTGGTGATCGGGGTGATTGTGTTTGGGGTGATGTTTTACTCGTTATTTAAATACAGACACTCAAAAGGGGCAAAAGCGGCTAATTTTCATGAGCATACTTCCGTCGAGGTTCTTTGGACCGCTATTCCTATCCTGATATTGATTGGAATGGCCGTGCCAGCGACCGCGACCTTGAAGAATATGTACGATTCTTCAGAAGCTGACCTGGATGTGATGATCACTGGCCAGCAGTGGCGCTGGCGCTACGAGTATCTTGGGGAAGATGTTGCGTTTACATCCAACATGAGTACACCAAGAGAACAAATTCGTGGGGAGGAGGCGAGAGATGAGCACTATTTGTTAGACGTAGATGAGCCATTGGTGCTGCCGATCAATCGTAAAGTGCGTTTTTTAATGACGTCGGATGACGTTATTCACTCCTGGTGGGTGCCTGAGCTAGCCGTTAAGCAGGATACGATTCCAGGGTTTATCAATGAAAATTGGGTGAAAATTAACGAACCGGGCATTTACCGTGGCCAGTGTGCTGAACTTTGTGGCGTTAATCATGGGTTTATGCCAGTGGTTGTGCATGCCATGGAAGAAGAAGAGTTTGAAACATGGTTGTCTGAACGTAAAGCAGCAGCAGAGCAAGAGGCCATGGGAGTTGACCGAGAGTGGGAGATGGAGGACTTGATGGCGAGGGGAGAGTCTGTTTATCAGACCATTTGTTCGTCCTGTCATCAAAGCGAAGGCCAGGGGGCTTTACCGGCGTTTCCTGCACTAGCAAATAACGACCAATTAATTAATGACCTAGATTGGCATATAGACCGAATCGTTAACGGTGTTTCTGGTGCTGCTATGCCCGCGTTTCGTAGTACGTTAAATCCTGTCGAAATCGCAGCGGTTGTCACTTATACCCGCAATGCCTGGGGCAACGACACAGGCGATGTGGTGCAGCCAGCTGCGA
- a CDS encoding DUF2970 domain-containing protein gives MWSVVKSVLSALLGVQNDLNRQQDFSSGKPAAFIVTGVVITLIFVLILVGIAVIASR, from the coding sequence ATGTGGTCAGTTGTCAAATCAGTACTGTCAGCACTTCTAGGCGTACAAAATGACCTCAACCGGCAACAGGATTTTTCTAGTGGTAAACCCGCTGCCTTTATTGTGACAGGGGTTGTGATCACGCTCATATTTGTTTTGATCCTGGTAGGGATTGCAGTGATCGCATCGCGTTGA
- the hrpB gene encoding ATP-dependent helicase HrpB: MSTLPIEQHLTAIQVALDVHNRLILVAQPGAGKTTRVPLTLLNSQWAKGQKVLLLEPRRVAARLAASFMAAQLGEPIGKTVGYRMRGDSKVGPYTRLEVVTQGVLTRMLQDDPLLDGVAAIIFDEFHERSIEADLGLALSLDIQQSIRADLRLIVMSATLDVAALTSILGNDTLVIESTGREFPIETYYRPFSSDDALDVAAYRVVNEALANVNSHDVLVILPGVAEITRLVKTLENSALDIEVRALHGGMPIEEQQAALAPHETRQRVIVSTAIAESSVTVDGVNVVIDAGLERVPLFQPRTGLTRLTTRRVNRASADQRRGRAGRQQPGICYRLWSREQPLVAYGEPEIAQADLSRLALEIAMWGARSPDELVWMTPPPNGAWQSSQALLRQLGILDSAGLLTPLGKQSARWPLEPRLAVMLSKAASLKAVQLACALAALLEGRERVSGSLRDALAQRFIQPSRFPQWQRETKRLTDMANLLVTHKMSLEPLSCLLAMAYPDRIGQLISPGRFKLANGKTATLSNNHPLANTPYLVAVSVESATSEATIYQAEPITLAALINIYPATQHWEDRITWSDTQGKLLGEAVQRHGELVLASRPLAELSVEAVQQALLQALKQRSTALFNGKVKQLQGRMALLASAYPDVWPDWSECALLESSDKWLAPYMAGMTRFSQLEKMPFHTYLMATLSWDERSRFERLTPPTITAPSGNQASIDYAPCLIGRPPVLALKLQEAFGWQDTPVVADGHMPVVVHLLSPAKRPLQVTQDLRSFWLNGYPEVRKEMRGRYPKHPWPEDPLTAQATAFTKRR; encoded by the coding sequence ATGTCTACGCTTCCAATCGAACAGCATCTAACAGCGATCCAGGTCGCTCTAGATGTTCATAACCGCCTTATCTTAGTCGCCCAGCCTGGGGCAGGTAAGACAACCCGCGTTCCCTTGACCTTGCTTAACAGTCAATGGGCGAAAGGGCAGAAAGTATTGTTGCTGGAGCCGCGACGTGTTGCGGCGCGGTTGGCGGCAAGCTTTATGGCTGCACAGCTTGGCGAGCCTATTGGCAAGACGGTTGGCTATCGTATGCGGGGGGATAGCAAAGTAGGCCCATATACTCGCTTGGAAGTGGTTACTCAGGGTGTTCTGACGCGTATGTTGCAAGATGATCCGTTACTTGACGGGGTCGCTGCTATCATCTTCGATGAGTTTCATGAGCGCAGCATAGAAGCAGATCTTGGGCTGGCGCTATCGCTGGATATCCAACAAAGCATTCGTGCTGACTTACGATTGATTGTGATGTCTGCGACGTTAGATGTCGCCGCGTTAACAAGCATTTTGGGCAACGATACACTAGTGATTGAAAGCACGGGTCGTGAATTCCCAATTGAAACGTACTATCGCCCTTTTAGCAGTGATGACGCGTTAGACGTTGCTGCTTACCGAGTGGTAAATGAGGCCTTGGCGAATGTTAATAGCCATGATGTGCTGGTGATTTTGCCTGGAGTGGCAGAAATAACTCGGTTGGTGAAAACGCTGGAAAATAGCGCCCTTGATATTGAGGTGCGGGCATTACATGGCGGGATGCCCATTGAGGAACAGCAAGCTGCATTGGCACCTCACGAAACTCGCCAGCGCGTGATTGTATCTACTGCCATTGCTGAATCCAGCGTGACAGTTGATGGTGTTAATGTGGTTATTGACGCTGGCTTGGAACGTGTACCGCTATTTCAGCCGCGAACGGGTCTTACTCGGTTAACTACCCGACGTGTCAATCGTGCCAGCGCTGATCAACGCCGCGGTCGTGCAGGGCGGCAACAACCAGGAATATGTTATCGATTATGGTCTCGGGAGCAGCCACTTGTTGCCTACGGTGAACCTGAGATAGCGCAAGCTGATTTATCAAGACTAGCGCTTGAAATTGCCATGTGGGGAGCGCGTTCGCCAGATGAGCTAGTCTGGATGACACCACCACCTAACGGAGCATGGCAAAGTAGCCAGGCTTTGCTTCGTCAACTTGGTATACTTGATTCAGCGGGCCTGCTAACGCCGCTAGGTAAGCAAAGTGCGCGTTGGCCGCTTGAGCCTCGTTTAGCGGTAATGCTATCAAAAGCGGCGTCACTCAAGGCAGTACAACTAGCCTGCGCTTTAGCCGCTTTGCTGGAGGGTAGGGAGCGTGTCAGTGGTTCGCTGAGAGATGCGTTGGCTCAGCGATTTATTCAACCCTCGCGATTTCCTCAATGGCAGCGAGAAACCAAGCGGCTTACAGATATGGCTAACCTGCTGGTGACACATAAGATGTCGCTCGAGCCGCTTAGTTGTCTGCTAGCTATGGCTTACCCTGACCGCATTGGTCAACTTATCAGCCCAGGTCGCTTCAAACTCGCTAATGGTAAAACAGCCACGCTGTCTAATAATCATCCGCTAGCAAATACTCCATATCTTGTTGCGGTTAGCGTTGAAAGTGCCACCAGCGAGGCGACAATATATCAAGCCGAGCCAATCACGTTGGCAGCGCTCATCAACATATATCCGGCTACCCAGCATTGGGAAGATCGTATTACGTGGTCTGATACCCAAGGTAAGCTTCTCGGAGAAGCTGTTCAACGTCACGGTGAGCTTGTATTGGCAAGTAGGCCTTTAGCGGAGCTATCTGTAGAGGCTGTCCAACAGGCGTTACTCCAGGCGTTAAAACAACGATCTACGGCGCTTTTTAATGGCAAAGTTAAGCAGTTACAAGGGCGAATGGCGCTGTTGGCGAGTGCTTATCCTGACGTATGGCCTGATTGGTCAGAGTGTGCGTTGTTAGAGAGTTCTGACAAGTGGCTGGCACCCTATATGGCGGGTATGACACGTTTCAGCCAACTAGAAAAAATGCCGTTTCATACCTACTTAATGGCAACGCTAAGCTGGGATGAGCGGTCCCGGTTTGAGCGTTTAACGCCACCAACAATAACGGCTCCTAGCGGTAATCAAGCATCAATTGATTATGCGCCCTGTCTAATAGGAAGACCGCCAGTACTTGCTCTAAAATTACAGGAAGCGTTTGGCTGGCAAGATACCCCTGTCGTCGCGGACGGCCATATGCCCGTCGTCGTTCATCTTCTTTCACCGGCAAAGAGGCCGCTTCAGGTTACCCAAGATTTGCGCAGTTTTTGGTTAAATGGCTACCCAGAGGTGCGTAAAGAGATGCGTGGTCGCTACCCGAAGCACCCCTGGCCAGAAGATCCACTTACCGCTCAAGCAACGGCATTCACTAAACGTCGATAA
- a CDS encoding TetR family transcriptional regulator C-terminal domain-containing protein, producing the protein MTADTANHENASRDRIEQTILSAAEQVFSQYGYRGASLQAIADLAELPKANILYYMGSKQLLYVRLLNRMMSRWNAVLEDITPESDPARVLSDFIRTKMMLGQRYPEGSKLFAAEILAGAPFLSNYLSGELKEWVASRATIIRQWSQQGKMDDVDPRWLIFLIWSATQHYTEYSAQVTGILGAEGLSETDLESICQFLEHVIIKGCGISAAHLPNSSSV; encoded by the coding sequence ATGACGGCTGATACCGCTAACCATGAAAATGCCAGCAGGGATCGTATTGAACAGACCATACTGAGCGCTGCGGAGCAGGTGTTTTCTCAATATGGTTATCGTGGTGCCAGCCTTCAGGCAATCGCCGATCTAGCGGAGCTTCCCAAGGCGAATATTCTTTATTATATGGGCAGCAAGCAGCTGCTTTACGTTCGTCTGCTCAACCGAATGATGAGTCGTTGGAATGCGGTACTTGAGGACATTACACCTGAAAGCGACCCGGCTAGGGTATTGAGCGATTTCATTCGAACTAAAATGATGCTGGGGCAGCGTTATCCCGAAGGCTCAAAGTTGTTTGCCGCTGAGATTTTGGCTGGTGCGCCGTTCTTGAGTAATTACCTCTCTGGCGAATTAAAAGAGTGGGTAGCTTCCCGCGCAACAATTATTCGCCAGTGGTCTCAACAAGGAAAAATGGATGATGTTGATCCACGCTGGCTTATATTCCTGATTTGGTCAGCCACTCAGCATTACACGGAATACAGTGCACAGGTGACTGGAATCTTAGGGGCTGAAGGGCTCAGCGAAACGGATCTCGAATCTATCTGCCAATTTTTAGAGCATGTCATTATAAAAGGATGCGGTATTTCAGCGGCGCATTTACCCAACAGTTCATCAGTTTAA